From Penicillium psychrofluorescens genome assembly, chromosome: 1, one genomic window encodes:
- a CDS encoding uncharacterized protein (ID:PFLUO_001480-T1.cds;~source:funannotate), with amino-acid sequence MAASALLKSRVRRPSYLNKLAKAEDLIDLFPNGSYIGWSGFTGVGYPKKIPAALADHVEKNNLQGQLKYSLFVGASSGAETENRWARLNMIERRSPHQVGKEIAKGINSGQIKFFDKHLSMFPSDLVYGFYTLNKPNNKIDVAVIEASAITENGGIIPGASVGASPELVQMADKVIIEVNTASPSFEGLHDIVGSDLPPGRKPYLIMAPEDRIGTTYIPIDPEKVVAIVESDYPDQTQPNAPEDADSQAIASNLIEFLKHEVKHGRLPPNLLPIQSGIGNIANAVVGGLSKGGADFTNLKVWTEVLQDSFLDLFDSGNLDFATATSIRFSPDGFKRFYDGWERYAGKLLLRSQQVSNSPEIIRRLGCIGMNTPVEVDIYAHANSTCVMGSRMLNGLGGSADFLRNSKYSIMHTPSSRPSKTDPTGVSCIVPFATHIDQTEHDLDVVVTEQGLADVRGLSPRERARVIIDKCSHPDYKPILQDYFDRAEFECLKKGMGHEPHLLFQAFKMHQNLQEKGTMKIDSWE; translated from the exons ATGGCTGCTTCTGCCCTGCTCAAGAGCCGCGTCCGCCGGCCCTCGTATCTGAACAAGCTCGCCAAGGCAGAGGACCTCATCGACCTCTTCCCAAATGGCTCGTACATCGGCTGGTCCGGGTTCACAGGTGTTGGGTATCCCAA AAAAATCCCCGCCGCACTAGCCGACCATGTTGAGAAAAACAACTTGCAGGGACAGCTCAAATACTCGCTGTTCGTTGGGGCGTCGTCCGGCGCGGAGACTGAGAACCGCTGGGCGCGCCTGAATATGATTGAGCGTCGCAGCCCGCACCAAGTGGGCAAGGAGATCGCTAAGGGGATCAATAGTGGGCAGATCAAGTTCTTTGACAAGCATCTGAGCATGTTCCCCTCGGATCTGGTTTAT GGATTCTACACCCTCAACAAGCCCAACAACAAGATCGACGTGGCCGTGATCGAAGCCTCGGCCATCACGGAGAATGGCGGCATTATTCCCGGCGCCTCCGTGGGCGCCTCGCCCGAGCTAGTCCAGATGGCCGATAAGGTCATTATCGAGGTCAACACGGCCAGCCCTTCGTTCGAGGGGCTGCACGATATCGTCGGGTCCGACCTGCCCCCCGGCCGCAAGCCGTATCTGATCATGGCCCCCGAGGACCGCATCGGGACAACCTACATCCCCATCGACCCGGAGAAGGTCgtcgccatcgtcgagtCCGACTACCCGGACCAGACGCAGCCCAACGCCCCAGAGGATGCCGACTCGCAGGCGATCGCGAGCAATCTCATTGAGTTCCTCAAGCACGAGGTCAAGCACGGCCGTCTACCACCAAACCTGCTACCCATCCAGTCGGGCATTGGCAATATCGCCAACGCCGTGGTCGGCGGGCTGAGCAAGGGCGGTGCCGACTTCACCAACCTGAAGGTGTGGACCGAGGTCCTGCAGGACTCATTCTTGGATCTTTTCGATAGCGGAAACCTCGACTTTGCCACCGCAACCTCCATCCGCTTCTCGCCCGACGGATTCAAGCGTTTCTACGATGGATGGGAGCGCTACGCCggcaagctgctgctgcgctCGCAGCAGGTCTCGAACTCGCCTGAGATTATCCGCCGTCTGGGCTGTATCGGCATGAACACCCCCGTCGAGGTGGATATCTACGCTCACGCTAACTCCACCTGCGTGATGGGATCGCGCATGCTGAATGGCCTCGGTGGCTCTGCCGATTTCTTGAGAAACTCCAAGTACTCGATCATGCACACGCCCAGCTCGCGGCCTAGTAAGACCGACCCTACGGGTGTCAGCTGCATTGTGCCTTTTGCGACGCATATCGACCAGACGGAGCATGATCTGGATGTGGTTGTGACTGAGCAG GGTCTCGCCGACGTCCGCGGCCTCTCTCCTCGCGAGCGCGCCcgcgtcatcatcgacaaaTGCTCCCACCCAGACTACAAGCCTATCCTACAGGACTACTTCGACCGTGCCGAGTTTGAGTGtctgaagaagggcatgggCCATGAGCCGCACCTGCTCTTCCAGGCGTTCAAGATGCATCAAAACCTGCAGGAGAAGGGCACGATGAAGATCGACTCGTGGGAGTAA
- a CDS encoding uncharacterized protein (ID:PFLUO_001481-T1.cds;~source:funannotate): protein MNSGNDSWHSSAGGGPPSHPGMDQMNQQQRPLGSFGQNPSQQGPSSQPSGPVLPPPSGPYHPGGQSGGHSLPGLAELSQSHGATHQPQTYGPHPPSHNTGHSLPGIGQAMQHASPQLNRERERDSREREMMERQRQQEEHVHREREQREREQMERQQMERQRDQQQHHPVQSHTGSIPLHQPVASKVPNTIHGPNGLLSNLSGAATNGPQSAGGQSSGGPSSLFGPQMQQHGEGTPRSYMQHPGGPPGNPMMGYNGAGQQIPGSVAALAQGQQPILNDALSYLDQVKVRFVDQPDVYNRFLDIMKDFKSQAIDTPGVIQRVSTLFNGHPALIQGFNTFLPPGYRIECGTEDNPDAIRVTTPSGTNTLSMPRTGRSLDSGDIGPSGGLHGRPDFYDQSRPGWQQSQQQQPQQQPGSYSPGSRMMGPGMYQQDGSSQEHHYGYQSQQEQQAAATAAAMSHQQDHRGVAQLQGAASASANMGRPSLLQVTSAAGANASLTQPMNNLAGVGSGMLQGAHGDLTKRGPVEFNHAISYVNKIKNRFSSAPEIYKQFLEILQTYQRESKPIQDVYAQVTQLFNTAPDLLEDFKQFLPESAAHAKQQAAARAAEEAAPLSNLRGDAMGPGGLASQTPNRDVKMPPLGQFNVKEKEGKKRRGGPGGAGVTSSMSGPAGAEAARMADLQAGRTQGQFGNVNKRAKYHHGKPSTGADLSNVSPTLIPALPEPIQPSVSMTPSQEEIAFFDRVKKFIANKQVFSDFLKLCNLYTTDLVDRHVLVKRAEGYIGSNAELMSWFKRFMSVEEPEDKTIDPKPRTEAGMVNLAHCRSLGPSYRLLPKRERQKPCSGRDQLCFEVLNDEWASHPTWASEDSGFVAHRKNQYEDALHRIEEDRHDYDHHIEACTRTIQLIEPICQQFLVMSESERAAFKLPRGLGGQSEAIYQRVIKKIYDRQRGEKIIRDMFERPCQILPIVLYRLKQKLEEWKVCQREWDKVWREQMQRAYWRSLDHQAIATKQTDKKLFIAKNIQQEVQSKFEEDRNLRKGGWTPSKYQREFTFSDLDTVLDATHLLILYFERGTSGFGADTQKLTAFVKDFIPVYFDLDRETFHDYMDEISVATSPAEEMDGENFAAEDASNSSRKELNTQKIGLLREALERKTEKGKRNKEDGTVATPLATPEVPRALSAAVSEPEEFNVAELKWMEHPGQGNFNLQREYTLNEKYEKKVHNLYANLNIYCFFRTFEILYERLLRVKEQEVEAHEQVRRGLLPKPAHELALIDRFPNDFFYDCDPKANLYQQVVRMCEEVIKGDMDQIHLEETLRRYYMQGGYLLYNLDRILSSITKYAASIFTGDSRDRSSDIVNLFFREREKEETTHHQEIQYRKQVEKMIKDGDIYRITYYPSERRTTVQLITPEDVTFDNAELSSEARWSYYVTAYSMRDPTEGVQFSSMRMPFLKRNLPGKLDEDEEYDRFYRRLQHFDGLIIRVCANNYTMLYQPETYDWFWRSTAPIIDKDADAETAKTQTEDAAKEKAALREKRHDRFVEKFVNNPNWARGLSKDKVDESNQRFRSWLNGTLSAENAVSATEEPEKPTEDQEAEKSKSPPKEDQPDAEMADAAPPAPEAEAETTEAQ, encoded by the exons ATGAATTCTGGGAACGATAGTTGGCACTCCTCTGCCGGTGGTGGGCCGCCGTCGCACCCTGGCATGGATCAGATgaaccagcagcagaggcCCTTGGGCTCTTTCGG TCAAAATCCCTCTCAGCAAGGCCCGTCTTCGCAGCCCTCGGGCCCTGTCCTCCCCCCTCCATCCG GCCCTTACCACCCTGGCGGTCAGTCGGGTGGCCACTCGCTCCCCGGCCTGGCAGAATTGAGCCAGAGCCACGGAGCCACGCACCAGCCTCAGACGTACGGTCCGCATCCTCCCTCCCACAATACCGGCCACTCCCTGCCGGGAATCGGTCAAGCCATGCAGCATGCATCTCCGCAGCTCAATCGCGAGCGTGAGCGCGACTCCCGAGAgcgggagatgatggagcgccagcgccagcaggAAGAGCATGTCCACCGTGAGCGAGAGCAGCGGGAGCGAGAGCAGATGGAACGTCAGCAGATGGAGCGCCAGCgcgatcagcagcagcaccaccccGTCCAGAGCCACACGGGCTCCAtccccctccaccaacccGTCGCCTCGAAGGTGCCCAACACCATCCATGGCCCTAACGGTcttctctccaacctcaGTGGAGCTGCCACCAACGGCCCTCAGAGTGCTGGTGGGCAGTCTTCTGGTGGACCTAGTAGCCTCTTTGGCCcccagatgcagcagcaTGGTGAAGGCACGCCTCGGTCATACATGCAGCACCCCGGTGGACCGCCGGGCAACCCGATGATGGGCTACAATGGAGCTGGTCAGCAGATTCCGGGAAGTGTGGCCGCTCTGGCGCAAGGCCAGCAGCCAATTCTCAAT GACGCTCTGAGCTACCTGGATCAAGTTAAGGTCCGCTTCGTTGATCAGCCGGATGTTTACAATCGATTTCTGGATATAATGAAAGACTTCAAGAGCCAAGC GATTGATACTCCCGGCGTCATCCAACGCGTCTCCACCCTTTTCAATGGTCACCCTGCTCTCATTCAGGGATTCAACACCTTCCTTCCACCCGGCTATCGTATCGAATGCGGAACTGAAGATAACCCCGATGCGATTCGCGTGACCACCCCCTCCGGCACCAATACACTGAGCATGCCTCGGACAGGACGTTCGTTGGATTCTGGAGATATCGGTCCTTCGGGTGGTCTCCACGGACGCCCTGACTTTTATGACCAGTCGCGGCCTGGATGGCAGcaaagccagcagcagcagccacagcagcagcccggGTCGTACTCACCTGGCTCTCGCATGATGGGTCCCGGCATGTATCAGCAGGATGGGTCTAGCCAAGAACACCACTACGGCTACCAAAGCCAGCAGGAGCAACAGGCGGCCGCCACTGCGGCGGCTATGTCACACCAGCAAGATCACCGTGGTGTTGCGCAGTTGCAAGGTGCTGCCTCGGCCTCTGCTAACATGGGACGACCATCTCTCCTCCAAGTGACCTCGGCTGCGGGAGCGAACGCAAGTCTGACCCAGCCTATGAACAATCTGGCCGGTGTTGGCTCTGGTATGCTGCAAGGCGCCCACGGCGACCTGACCAAGCGTGGACCCGTGGAGTTCAACCACGCAATAAGCTATGTgaacaagatcaag AATCGCTTTTCGAGTGCGCCGGAGATCTACAAGCAATTCCTTGAGATCTTGCAGACCTACCAGCGGGAGTCCAAACCTATTCAGGATGTCTACGCACAGGTGACCCAACTGTTCAACACCGCTCCGGATCTCCTGGAAGATTTCAAGCAGTTCTTGCCTGAATCTGCGGCCCATGCAAAGCAACAAGCAGCGGCTCGCGCGGCTGAAGAAGCTGCTCCTCTCAGCAATTTGCGTGGAGATGCGATGGGCCCTGGCGGTCTCGCTTCTCAGACCCCCAACCGGGATGTCAAAATGCCGCCCCTTGGTCAATTCAATgtcaaggaaaaggaaggcaAGAAGCGTCGCGGTGGTCCAGGTGGTGCCGGCGTGACTTCGTCCATGTCCGGCCCTGCTGGTGCTGAGGCTGCGCGGATGGCTGATCTCCAGGCTGGCCGCACTCAGGGCCAGTTTGGTAACGTTAATAAG AGAGCCAAGTACCACCACGGCAAACCCTCAACAGGTGCCGACTTGTCGAATGTGTCTCCGACATTGATCCCTGCGCTCCCAGAACCCATCCAGCCATCTGTTTCGATGACTCCAAGTCAAGAGGAGATTGCCTTCTTTGACCGTGTGAAGAAGTTCATTGCGAACAAGCAGGTCTTCAGCGATTTCCTGAAGCTGTGCAACCTGTACACCACCGACCTTGTGGATCGTCACGTTCTGGTGAAGAGAGCCGAGGGATACATTGGATCTAATGCGGAGCTCATGAGCTGGTTCAAGCGATTCATGAGTGtcgaggagcccgaggacAAAACCATTGACCCCAAGCCGCGAACGGAGGCTGGTATGGTCAACCTGGCCCATTGTCGATCCCTGGGGCCCAGCTACCGTCTTCTGCCCAAGCGGGAGCGCCAGAAGCCTTGCAGCGGCCGTGACCAGCTGTGCTTTGAGGTTCTGAATGACGAATGGGCATCTCACCCTACCTGGGCATCCGAGGATTCTGGGTTTGTTGCGCACCGAAAGAACCAGTACGAAGATGCCTTACACCGCATAGAGGAGGACCGCCATGATTACGATCACCACATCGAGGCGTGCACCCGCACTATCCAGCTGATCGAGCCGATCTGCCAGCAGTTCCTTGTCATGAGTGAATCTGAGCGGGCCGCTTTCAAACTGCCTCGCGGTCTTGGTGGCCAGAGCGAGGCGATTTACCAGCGAGTGATCAAGAAAATCTACGATCGCCAGCGCGGTGAGAAGATCATCCGTGACATGTTTGAGCGCCCCTGCCAGATTCTTCCGATTGTTCTCTACCGTCTCAAgcagaagctggaggagtggaaggtgTGCCAGCGCGAGTGGGACAAGGTCTGGCGCGAGCAGATGCAGCGCGCATACTGGCGCAGTCTCGACCATCAGGCCATTGCCACGAAGCAGACGGACAAGAAGCTCTTTATTGCGAAGAACATTCAGCAAGAAGTTCAGtccaagttcgaggaggacCGGAATCTTCGCAAGGGTGGATGGACCCCATCCAAATACCAGCGCGAGTTTACATTCAGTGACTTGGATACTGTTCTGGATGCCACTCACCTGCTCATCTTGTACTTTGAGCGGGGAACCAGTGGGTTCGGCGCCGATACGCAGAAGTTGACAGCCTTTGTCAAGGACTTCATCCCAGTATACTTCGACCTGGACCGCGAGACTTTCCACGACTACATGGATGAAATTTCGGTTGCCACTTCGCCtgccgaggagatggacgGGGAGAACTTCGCGGCCGAGGACGCCTCAAATTCCAGTCGGAAAGAGCTCAACACCCAGAAGATCGGCCTCCTCCGCGAGGCTCTTGAGCGCAAGACCGAGAAAGGGAAGCGGAACAAAGAGGACGGTACTGTTGCAACTCCCCTTGCGACACCCGAGGTTCCGCGAGCTCTGTCTGCCGCCGTTTCAGAGCCCGAGGAGTTTAACGTGGCCGAGCTCAAGTGGATGGAGCATCCCGGTCAGGGCAACTTCAACCTGCAGCGCGAATACACGCTCAATGAGAAgtacgagaagaaggtgcacAATCTGTATGCCAACTTGAACATTTATTGCTTCTTCCGGACATTTGAGATCCTCTATGAGCGTCTGCTGCGCGTCAAGGAGCAGGAGGTGGAAGCCCACGAGCAAGTGCGTCGAGGTCTTTTGCCCAAGCCTGCGCATGAACTGGCTCTGATCGACCGATTCCCTAATGACTTCTTCTACGACTGCGACCCCAAGGCCAATCTATACCAGCAGGTTGTGCGCATGTGCGAGGAAGTGATCAAGGGCGACATGGACCAAATTCATCTGGAGGAAACACTGCGCCGCTACTACATGCAGGGCGGCTATCTGCTCTACAACCTTGACCGCATTCTGTCTTCGATCACCAAGTACGCTGCGTCCATCTTCACTGGTGATTCGCGCGATCGCAGCTCGGATATTGTGaatctcttcttccgggaacgggagaaggaggagacTACGCATCACCAGGAGATCCAGTATCGCAAGcaggtggagaagatgatcaaggatggCGATATCTATCGCATCACCTAC TACCCATCGGAGCGCCGGACAACCGTCCAACTGATAACACCCGAGGACGTGACCTTCGACAACGCAGAGCTAAGCTCCGAAGCCCGCTGGTCGTACTACGTTACCGCATACTCAATGCGTGATCCGACCGAAGGTGTACAGTTCTCCTCAATGCGTATGCCCTTCTTGAAGCGCAACCTGCCAGGcaagctggacgaggacgaggagtaTGACCGCTTCTACCGACGCCTGCAGCATTTCGACGGTCTTATTATCCGTGTCTGCGCCAATAACTACACGATGCTCTACCAGCCCGAAACCTACGACTGGTTCTGGCGCTCCACCGCCCCGATCATCGAcaaggatgccgatgccgagaCAGCCAAGACCCAGACAGAGGATGCTGCTAAGGAGAAGGCTGCCCTGCGCGAGAAGCGCCATGACCGCTTCGTCGAAAAATTcgtcaacaaccccaactGGGCCCGTGGTCTGAGCAAGGATAAGGTGGACGAGTCGAATCAGCGCTTCCGCTCCTGGCTGAATGGTACCTTGTCCGCTGAGAATGCCGTTTCTGCCACCGAGGAGCCCGAGAAGCCCACTGAAGACCaggaggctgagaagagCAAGAGTCCCCCGAAGGAGGACCAGCCCGATGCCGAGATGGCCGATGCCGCACCACCCGCGCctgaggcggaggcggagactACGGAGGCGCAATGA
- a CDS encoding uncharacterized protein (ID:PFLUO_001482-T1.cds;~source:funannotate) produces the protein MVDRDPGSPTWKFTQCFGDKGDVEDITEADIISTVEFDHTGNYLATGDKGGRVVLFERNETKKTCEYKFHTEFQSHEPEFDYLKSLEIEEKINKIKWCRRQNASHFLLSTNDKTIKLWKVFDKSLKVVAENNLSNELTPAGAVGGGGGMPRAPRVSFKDPSALKLPRMTHHDTVVAAVPRRTYANAHAYHINSISVNSDGETFISSDDLRVNLWNLNIQDQSFNIVDIKPANMEELTEVITAAEFHPVGCNWFMYASSKGTIKLADMRERALCDEHAKLFEQEEDASSRSFFSEIISSISDVRFSHDGRYIVSRDYLTVKIWDVNMERQPVKTIPIHEHLRPRLCDTYENDSIFDKFEVVFSGDAENVMTGSYNNNFMIYPKEDDKETEIVLQADKSAFKAKKVGVPTPMNKAGNGKKAGSRSGSPAGPGSRMKKETDADQIDFNKKILHMSWHPFEDSIAIAATNNLFVFSAL, from the exons ATGGTAGACAGAGATCCAGGCTCGCCCACCTGGAAGTTCACACA ATGCTTTGGTGATAAAGGTGATGTAGAAGATATCACAGAGG CGGACATCATTTCAACCGTCGAATTCGATCATACCGGTAACTACCTCGCTACGGGAGACAAGGGTGGACGAGTGGTACTATTTGAGCGGAATGAAACG AAAAAAACCTGCGAATATAAGTTCCACACCGAGTTCCAGTCGCACGAGCCTGAATTCGACTATCTCAAATCCTTAGAGATCGAAGagaaaatcaacaagataaAATGGTGCCGCCGACAAAATGCATCTcacttcctcctctccaccaaCGACAAGACAATAAAGCTGTGGAAGGTGTTTGACAAGTCCTTGAAGGTGGTCGCTGAGAACAATCTATCGAACGAGCTCACGCCAGCGGGCGCCGtgggtggcggcggtggcatGCCACGGGCACCCCGGGTCTCCTTCAAGGACCCCTCCGCGCTGAAGCTCCCACGCATGACACACCATGACACTGTGGTGGCCGCAGTCCCACGGAGAACGTACGCCAATGCCCACGCCTACCATATCAACAGCATCTCCGTCAACAGCGATGGTGAGACGTTTATCAGCAGTGATGACTTGCGAGTCAACCTGTGGAATCTCAATATTCAGGACCAGAGCTTCAACATTGTCGATATCAAGCCGGCAAACATGGAGGAGCTAACCGAAGTGATCACGGCGGCAGAGTTCCACCCCGTCGGCTGTAATTGGTTTATGTACGCCAGTTCCAAGGGCACAATCAAACTGGCCGATATGCGGGAGCGGGCGCTGTGCGACGAGCACGCCAAAC TGTTCGAACAAGAGGAGGACgcctcctcgcgctccttcttctccgagatcatttcctccatctccgacgTGCGATTCTCCCATGACGGTCGGTACATCGTGTCCCGCGACTATCTGACCGTGAAGATTTGGGACGTCAACATGGAACGACAACCGGTCAAGACGATCCCCATCCACGAACACCTGCGGCCGCGCTTGTGTGATACGTACGAGAACGACAGCATCTTTGACAAGTTTGAGGTGGTCTTCTCGGGAGACGCGGAGAATGTCATGACGGGCAGctacaacaacaacttcATGATCTACCCGAAAGAAGACGACAAGGAAACGGAGATTGTACTGCAGGCGGACAAGTCGGCcttcaaggccaagaaggtTGGCGTGCCGACCCCGATGAACAAGGCAGGgaatggcaagaaggcgGGCTCGCGGTCCGGTAGCCCTGCAGGTCCGGGCAgtcggatgaagaaggagaccGATGCCGACCAGATTGATttcaacaagaagatcctgcACATGAGCTGGCATCCCTTTGAGGACAGCATTGCCATTGCTGCTACGAACAAC ctctttgttttctctgcTCTGTAA
- a CDS encoding uncharacterized protein (ID:PFLUO_001483-T1.cds;~source:funannotate) translates to MSDQAPENPRGKTPRSKNDRDTDLSRPAEPSSSPTNAPSNNPSTQSLASRIQSSATNLARSAFQPPGSAAEISRTLANTTNSKAAGPSSLPSSSTQYHAASQDALGVPSSSTRQTGPGSSAAAESFRSNAVGSTSAETQGGFTLPPLTEEEFQQQQRQEHHLDDGDIVLGDRDRDGDGVSSDPLGPLQSETGNWKGKQRAYDPTQRRFDTAWERGQPASFQGIDGSSSQAQINATDGAGVVSLLSDPAFDAGFPSTTETGDEEPELETDLAFSEPPPLTPAEIEMLDSFRRRMTPPPPHSTQSQHLTSFSLVPDIDTFLQLNDTSAAAETTSTSTSLRDNVLSHLPGATDWIGVQDRYHDEVWGFLRPALEAAKTEMEEKRQDPHSEDEDGPAVRRLKMILKHM, encoded by the coding sequence ATGTCCGACCAGGCGCCCGAGAACCCGCGGGGCAAGACGCCTCGGTCGAAGAATGATCGCGACACGGATCTATCACGACCAGCAgaaccctcctcctctcccacgAACGCCCCCTCAAACAACCCCTCCACACAATCTCTCGCAAGCCGCATCCAAAGCTCCGCGACCAATCTAGCGCGCAGCGCATTCCAACCCCCCGGCTCAGCAGCTGAGATCTCCCGCACGCTGGCAAATACCACGAACAGCAAAGCCGCCGGACCATCTTCCCTACCCTCCTCATCTACACAATACCACGCGGCAAGCCAAGATGCCCTCGGGGTACCATCGTCTTCTACTCGCCAGACAGGACCTGggtccagcgccgcggcggagTCCTTCCGGAGCAATGCCGTCGGTAGTACCTCGGCTGAGACGCAGGGGGGGTTTACATTGCCGCCGCTGACGGAAGAGGAGTttcagcagcaacagcgACAGGAACATCACTTGGACGACGGGGATATTGTTCTGGGGGATAGGGACAGGGACGGGGACGGGGTTAGTAGTGATCCTCTTGGACCGCTACAATCGGAAACGGGGAACTGGAAGGGCAAGCAGCGGGCCTATGATCCCACGCAGCGGAGATTTGACACTGCCTGGGAACGCGGCCAGCCTGCATCTTTCCAGGGGATAgatggcagcagcagtcaaGCACAGATAAATGCGACAGACGGCGCAGGTGTCGTATCCCTCCTCTCCGATCCAGCCTTCGACGCCGGGTTCCCGAGCACAACAGAGACCGGCGACGAAGAGCCAGAACTGGAAACAGACCTCGCTTTCTCGGAACCTCCACCGCTGACGCCcgctgagatcgagatgCTCGATTCGTTCCGTCGACGGATGActcctcccccgccgcaTTCGACACAGTCTCAACACCTAACGTCATTCAGCCTCGTACCTGATATAGACACGTTCCTTCAGTTGAACGACACCTCCGCTGCAGCCGAAacgacctcgacctcgacctctTTGCGGGATAATGTACTCTCCCATCTTCCCGGTGCAACAGATTGGATCGGTGTGCAGGATCGATATCACGATGAGGTGTGGGGGTTTCTACGGCCTGCATTGGAGGCCGCGAAGAcagagatggaggagaagagacaaGATCCCCAcagtgaagatgaagatgggccggcggtgcggaggttgaagatgatattGAAGCATATGTGA
- a CDS encoding uncharacterized protein (ID:PFLUO_001484-T1.cds;~source:funannotate) codes for MAAPQVIVVGGGLSGLSAAHTVYLNGGNVLVLDKQAFFGGNSTKATSGINGALTRTQVDLGIADSVKTFYDDTIKSARDKARPDLIKVLTYKSAAAVEWLQDVFNLDLTLVSRLGGHSQPRTHRGHDAKFPGMAITYALMQRLEEISQAEPGRVQIVKKAEVSSINKSGNLVTGVTYKHNNETKSADGVVVLATGGYAADFGDTSLLKQHRPDTFGLSSTNGTHATGDGQKMLMAIGANGIDMDKVQVHPTGLVDPKDPTAKFKFLAAEALRGEGGLLLNSDGDRFSDELGHRDYVSAQMWKEKEKSKWPIRLVLNSKASKVLDFHTRHYSGRGLMKKMSGKELAKEIGCGEAALKKTFDDYNLIADGKKKDPWNKRFFHNLPFTIDDEFHVALMEPVLHFTMGGIEINEHAQVLNSEQKPFEGLYACGELAGGVHGANRLGGSSLLGCVVYGRVAGDSASEHLFQKLINGGSSSAQQRLGQVSLHIDPSTPGKISVEWTGGAAGGSLPAVAAAPAASAAAAEEPAAQTSADPANFKVPEKEYSMEEVAKHNKKDDLWIVVKGIVLDVTNWLDEHPGGANALYNFMGRDATEEFAMLHDDEVIPKYANHIVIGRVKGQTPSLDL; via the exons ATGGCAGCACCTCAAGTAATTGTGGTCGGCGGTGGCT TGTCCGGTCTCAGCGCCGCCCACACCGTCTATCTCAACGGTGGCAACGTCCTGGTCCTGGACAAGCAGG CCTTCTTCGGTGGCAACTCCACCAAGGCCACCTCTGGTATCAACGGTGCCCTCACCCGCACCCAGGTTGACCTCGGCATTGCCGACAGTGTCAAGACCTTCTACGATGACACCATCAAGTCCGCCCGTGACAAGGCCCGTCCCGACCTGATCAAGGTCCTGACCTAcaagtccgccgccgccgtcgagtGGCTGCAGGACGTCTTCAACCTCGACCTCACTCTCGTCTCGCGTCTGGGCGGTCACTCCCAGCCCCGCACGCACCGCGGTCACGATGCCAAGTTCCCCGGCATGGCCATCACCTACGCTCTCATGCAGCGCCTCGAGGAGATCTCCCAGGCCGAGCCCGGTCGCGTGCAGatcgtcaagaaggccgaggtCTCATCCATCAACAAGAGCGGTAACCTGGTCACGGGTGTCACCTACAAGCACAACAACGAGACCAAGAGCGCCGACGGTGTAGTCGTTCTGGCCACTGGTGGCTACGCCGCCGACTTTGGCGACACCTCGCTGCTCAAGCAACACCGCCCGGACACCTTCGGTCTGTCCAGCACCAACGGCACCCACGCCACCGGTGACGGCCAGAAGATGCTCATGGCGATTGGTGCCAACGGCATCGATATGGACAAGGTCCAGGTCCACCCGACGGGTCTGGTTGACCCCAAGGACCCCACCGCCAAGTTCAAGTTCCTGGCAGCCGAGGCACTCCGTGGTGAGGGTGGTCTGCTGCTCAACTCGGACGGCGATCGGTTCTCTGATGAGCTGGGCCACCGTGACTACGTGTCCGCTCAGAtgtggaaggagaaggagaagagcaagTGGCCCATCCGCCTGGTGCTCAACAGCAAGGCCTCCAAGGTCCTGGACTTCCACACTCGTCACTACTCGGGCCGTGGtctgatgaagaagatgtccGGCAaggagctggccaaggagatcggCTGCGGCGAGGCCGCCCTCAAGAAGACCTTTGATGATTACAACCTCATtgccgatggcaagaagaaggaccCCTGGAACAAGCGGTTCTTCCACAACCTGCCCTTCACCATTGACGACGAGTTCCACGTCGCGCTGATGGAGCCCGTCCTGCACTTTACCATGGGTGGTATCGAGATCAATGAGCACGCTCAGGTTCTCAACTCCGAGCAGAAGCCCTTCGAAGGTCTATATGCTTGCGGTGAGCTGGCCGGTGGTGTCCACGGCGCCAACCGTCTGGGTGGCTCCTCGCTGCTGGGCTGTGTCGTATACGGCCGTGTCGCCGGTGACAGCGCTTCCGAACACCTCTTCCAGAAGCTGATCAACGGTGGCTCCTCTTCCGCCCAGCAGCGTCTCGGCCAGGTCTCTCTGCACATCGATCCCTCCACTCCCGGCAAGATCTCGGTTGAGTGGACCGGtggcgccgccggcggcagccTGCCCGCTGTGgccgctgctcctgctgcttctgctgctgctgccgaggAGCCCGCCGCCCAGACCAGCGCCGACCCCGCCAACTTCAAGGTCCCCGAGAAGGAGTACAGCATGGAGGAGGTCGCCAAACATAACAAGAAGGACGACCTCTGGATCGTCGTCAAGGGAATCGTCCTGGACGTGACCAACTGGTTGGACGAGCACCCGGGCGGTGCCAACGCCCTGTACAACTTCATGGGCCGGGATGCCACTGAGG AATTCGCCATGCTGCACGACGACGAGGTCATCCCCAAGTACGCCAAccacatcgtcatcggccgcGTCAAGGGCCAGACCCCCAGCCTGGATCTGTAG